The Lytechinus variegatus isolate NC3 chromosome 7, Lvar_3.0, whole genome shotgun sequence genome includes the window atgaagagttaaggAAAATGTAATTGTCATTACAAAACACAGAAAATTCAAAACTTGATGCAAAATAAGGTTATTACATTTAAAAGTATTGCTTAAGGTGGTggaaaaaattaaattgaaagtAATTTTCTTCTCTTCCAGTAACGCTCTAGCCATGGAGGACAACCCTGGTGACTATGAAGAGGAAGGTAGCTTTGAAGGGGAAATGAGAAGCGATTCTGAACCTGAACTTCCAGatgatgaaaaggatgaggattATGCACCATCAGCAAGAAAGACTCCAAGGAAACGCGGCCGCAGGTCATCATCTGGGAGAAGCTCTGGCAAAACACCTACCCGAACATCAGCCAGAGCTCAAGCTGCCCAAGCAAAGAAActggaggaggaaaagaaggcTCGGAAACGCAAAGCAGAACAACAGCACGAGGAATCATACCAAACCTCTAATTATCAAATGGCAGCCGGAGGAAATGCTCTTACTGATGCGATCCAACAGGAAATCCTCAATCTTCACATTGTTGAGCACAAGAAGAGGATGAATCTCCTTAACACAGAGCATAAAACTAAGATGCAGAACTTGAAAACGGAAAGAGATATCATGGCTCTCCAGAAGGAATACTGGGTGAAGAAGATAGAGCTGTTGTATGATTCCAAGAGTGGCAAAGGAAGAGCTGTGGATGATGAAGGCGACGAAGATGAGGATGAAGGTctggatgatgatgaagatgacggaAATGAGATGGATACTGCCGCGCCTGGTCCTAGTGGAACCTCTGCTCCTACTTCTGTAGTGGTTCCTCCTCCTACCCAAGCCGCTGTTCCAGACCCACTTCCCGAGAGCATTGCCCCAGTGGCACCACCCCCTGCAGAAGTGGCTCATCCTCCACCTTCCGTCAATACTTCTGCTCCCCACTATGCAGTCTCACCACACATGAACCAGGAGAGCATCCAGGAACGACCTACCAATGGGGCAATGGGAGTGCCCATTCCAAGGCAAGGACCTCCTGAAGGCTATCATGGCGTTCCAAACCAAGATATGGTCAATCCAAATCAACAACCACAGtaatcaccactatcatctcaCCAGCATCTGCATATTTGCAAATTATTCCCCCTTTTCTACATCTAACCCCAGCTTTCATCAATTACTACCCTCCATTGTTTGTTCAAATGTATAACATACCATTGtagattaaaatcatttttaaacagCAACTCCATAATTTGCATTGTTTTGACATAAgaatttattcaattatttgtgCTTCCGTTTCATATATTTTACGTTGGCTTATTTTACCTTAAATTGTCAAGCAGTGGCATATATTTGGTGCCAAGTGATTATTGTTCAGAAATCAAACCGAAGCAAGTGAGAGATGAATAGGTGAATATGTGActttattttgccaatttgcaaatagtattttgtatttttacagcTCAAATCTgcagagaagaaaaagagaaatcatcaccattaacaggcatgtaaaataattgccaaatgaaaaatgtcaaaactttggAAACTAGATCCCATCAAAAAATTGTACATAGAGCAATAAAACACAAGCCATTGTTTACTGCCCCAATCTCccatataacaaaataacatcTCAAGCAGGCACATCTTCCTTGGTTAATTATAacagttattttcatttttgcctGATTAAACATCCAAGATACCAAACTAGTGATGCAACAAATGTTATTGTCATGTATTGtccataacaaaaaaatataaacagtaAGTGGTAAACCAGTAGCCATATTAAGATTTTGTGTTTAAAtcttgttcctgatattgtgaAATCAACATATAATCATAAAAAGGTAGCATGAGATGCATACTTTGTCTTTATAAGATGATGTGTAGTTCACACATCACATTGCAGCACATTCGCTATCAGAAGCTATACAAATTTAGATTAAATCAGTCAAGTAACAAATTCAAAAAGAGTATAAATTCTGAGTGCTGACGTGCACAAATCTTTGGTGGTTgaaacatgttcaatttttttttcatttttgattaCCAGGCTATTCATCGACTGTGCAGCTTGTTAAAATcttactgttattattacccaAATGTAGATTTCGTTGACAATTATGATCTGAGCTTGTTGATGTTGATTATTGGCAGTTTGTGGTCAGTATCTAACCTAACCACAGCTTGCTGCATCTGGAACTCAAGAGctgcaatcaaacacaactaaaaatcaaatgaatctCTATTTTCAATCAGACGTaagaataattttgatatgttaCAATTCGTGAAAGTTACACTCTTTTGGTGTGGTGTTCTTAAAGGAATGAACTGTAGTATTCAATTATGATGTGTACACTATGATATTAAAATGTGATTTAATGTATCTAGGACAAGCCTTTAATCTAGGCAGCGACTGCAAGCTAACCCTTAGAGAAATTTCAAGATAGTCACTTGCTAACAGCAAGCTAGTGACCACCTAATGGATAACCTAGCAAGATTATAGGCATCCAGAGAAATATGTGCTCATTTAGCGAGCATGTACTGTTTGCTACCTTCCAACCACATTTTAGGTACACCATTAGTTAGTGACTACCTTGCAGCAGGCTAAAACTTCTGTTGGGGATATCTTTGCCATTACACTTGATGTAATCAATACCTACATCTGATAAAGCTTATACCCTCTAGTCTTGCTTAGTCATAATTTTATCGACAAAGAATTGGTGTGGGTTTTTCGTACATTAGTTGATAGGAAAACATCAACTAAAGCAAGACAAGCAGGTATAGGCGGTGGTTGCTTTGCGCTCACTCGTTATGCCACATCAGACACAAAGCTTGTGCTTCAGCAAAACGGCAAAGATACAAGTATAGCTGCAGCCTTTGTATAGATTATTGACTAACATACGACTGGTAAATAGTGATTACAGTTATAATTGTGTCCCTGATGTAAACCATACAAGTATTATCCTCCAAATAAGTGTTTTGTTCACATATTTGTGCCAATAAACTTGCTTTCTTTTCTAAATCTCTGTTCtcatgtatatgtttttttagaATCATGAGATTAAATAGAATGCAACAAATTGTTTTCATCCTTTCTGTAAAATTTTAATAGCCATGCTGCAGTCCAATGACAGTAGGAAGCAActtgcacttttttttttttgctctactTGTTACTAAAGGAATGCAGTCATTTAGCCCCCAATATCTGAAATATAGATGTtccaaaataaaagtaaataaatatttcaccatAAAACAATGACACATTCTCCTCCTTTACTAAGAAAGTCATTTCAACGAGTTTCTTCCTTTTGTCATTGGATGGCATCATGGACTTTGCCTGTCCTCTTGCGAGGCTCTGTAACACTGATTactcttttcccttcctctgTTTCTCATCTCTgaatttcttcctttcttttcttgtatGCCACTCTTCTATACAACTCCTAACTcgctccatctctctctctccctctaccTTTATCCCCTTATACTCTGTTCTATTTCTCTATCCCTCTTATTTATCACCTCTTACTTAGATCTTCAGTCTCTTATATTAGTTTGTCTTATTATTACTTTGTCGtatttttctctcttgattTATCTTCTTCTTGTCCTGTCTATTCGCATCTCACACCCCTCCTCTCTTTCTGTCTCCCATTTCTTTCCTTTCCATCTCATAACTTTTCAAATGTATAAACTATATATTTATCTCTCTTcccctatctttttttttcctttcacatgtctttctttcttcatcccctctttttcttcaaCTCTGTCCTTTTATATTTGTTTGTCTTGTCCATTTCTTTCAATCTCTTAACTTtctattttccttcattttctttaatttgataattgatTCAATGAATCTACCAAACAGTTGAAGCAAGTAAAGCAAAAATCTTTTGAAAAGTATAGAGAGGAGGTTGAGAGCTAACAGTGATAATGGGATGGGTAGAAGTGAATAGtgtgcaagagagagagagagagaaagggatgTGGGGAAGATAtggttttatttccaattcgtctataGCCAATTTGTCCTATTGCCAACTAgtctactaccatttggtctatcatcagtttgtctactcaccacatggtcatACTTTCATGTAGTCTAATGCCAATCCAACGGTTGGTCCAATAAACCATTTAGTCCACATACCATTTGTTCTAATTAAAATGAAGTATTAAttatgcaaaatgaatgaaaagaaaattgggattagaccaactggttattagatgaaatggtagtagacgaaatggtgattagacggagtgatgattggaccaaatggttgttagacaaaatgttgatggatggaatggcatcaGACAAATgaagttagaccatgtggtgagtggacaagttggcagtggatgaattggcaatttaccaagaTATGAAGGGtgtaaggaaaaataaagaaagagagcacaagaagaaaaagaaatcaaaacaaCAAGATTtcacaataataatagtttCCAAACATTCAAAACACTGAAAGGAAAATAgaaatttattaattaaagCACTAAATGTATAATGCATGGCCATCCAACTCGATATAACTTTCCACGTATGAGCAAAAGAATATCTGAATTCTAAGTAATATCTCGGAGAAATAATTtacttttccccctttttattgATTCTTATCAGCCCCTGACCCTGATGCACTCTAAATTTGTGCACTCCGTTGGAGTCCTAATTTCttgtaaattattttaaatgagtTTGAGAGCAAGTCATGCAACAAAGTAAACATTAATGTGAAAGGCCGTTCATTCATACATGAAGGTAGAAACCATGCTCGAGGTACTCATTAACTTCAGATTTTGCACGGTCACATTACATGTGCCTTGGTTGGAAATGCAGTGAGACCTTAGCTTATGGATCAAGAAAACCACCTCATATCATAATCTTGTTAACCCTCTCAATGCAAAATGCACTGTTCCTTTGTATGTGTTATTTCCctatatttgtaaaaattaattcCTTGTAATTATCCAACATTAGGAGTGCATCAATCAAAACAATGTTATTTGattcataaacaaggcaaaagcaattttgtgtctcacccacttatgaaaataactagaaatatcatgatttgcgagggcatgcaatagaattatattgaaacttcattgtgaaatgacggggatggaataacacttgtcataagagccttgcacgtaaactttactGTTGatcccaaaatgacctttgaccttaccatgtaacctctgactgcagcataacatgcaggtcgcctaagtgcatctaccatccaagttttgttgaaaagttaacttacggttgcagagttaggtgtcataagagtgtcttgcatgtaaactttaacgttgacctcaaaatgaccttcgatctaaccatgtgacctccgactgcaaacatgcacgtcccccaagtccatctaccatccaagtttggttgaaaagcgacatacggttACGGAGTTAGGTGGAGTTAGGTGtcctgcatgtaaactttaacgttcaacctgaaaatgacctttgaccttatcatgtgacctccgactgcagcataacatgcaggtcccccaagtccatctatcatccaagtttggttgaaaagcgacatacggttgcggagttaggtgtcataagagagtcttgcatgtaaactttaacgttgacctgaaaatgacctttgaccttaccatatgacctcaaactgcagcataacattcAGGTCCTCCAAggccatctaccatccaagtttggttgaaaagcgacatacggttgtggagttaggtgtcataagagagtcttgcatgtaaactttaatgttgacctgaaaatgacctttgaccttaccatgtgacctccgactgcagcaaaacatgcacgttccccaagtccatctaccatccaagtttggttgaaaagcgacgtacggttgtggagttatgtgtcattacaggtttgtgacggacggacgacggacgacatttggatccctaagtctcgccttcacctctggtgggcgagacaaaaaagaaTGGATCATAAAGACATTTACTCCCAGAAGGGAGGGGCCAGGTGCACACAAACCATGTGTACACAAGTAGGACGATACAAACTTTTGTTAAAGGGGTAGCTTTTGCAGTTACGACATAGTGTAATATGCATGCGCATGACACAACTAgaattccaataattttatgTGTGCTTTTTACTCCTTCAATGCTTGTTATTgaacgttttgaaataaaaaaactaGAGTACAATTGGTTGTATCTTTTGTTACAGGAACCAGCAGCATAAGTGAGCTCTGACATTCCATTGCTGGAGAATGAGTGTACAGGTTTAGGGTCATACTAGAAGTAATATGGCTAAATGTAGTAGGCTTTGAGTTAAAGACCCTcaccggtgtaaaaacaatgatatattaaaagaaaggcaatgattcatacaatacaaatataccaaaaatattctatacatctccttccatttttttagaaatattagataaaaatcaaagaaactgctcctccaaagtacgcttcgattgagcaccccacgtcgcctggaaaggatgacgtcatgttgtgtGTGAAGGGTCGCGATTcaataggtttgtgtacaaaagcattgggtattttcttccatttctatattatgaatccaatttttttttcgttttcagatgaaaatggcactcacaattattcactgttgaaattgatggaaacctacaactattcactgccttttttgtgacttctttgtttggctcttattgggcctaaattgctatgtcaggaaaagttgtgatacataatctgaatgcagatagatttgaaatctacgccaaataagcaggaaataaaatatggcaaaaactagttcaaaactgtagatttcataatttaagcatgtagaaaaaaatatatgtgatatcactctgtgatggaagtgaataaaataaaatgcgtaatctggaaagcaaaaaaatcacccagtttttctgtgtacaaacctatggaatcgcgacgcttcttacacaatgtgacgtcacggtctcgaggcatttgaaaagcacaataaagcctattttctaagccgggttcgaagcccgatgattagaatattcttaagcaaaatactcagctgggaagggtgaaaatgaataaagctcacaatgctgtatttagtagcttataagctttcgattggtatataatttgtcaatttcatttttgggtccggtctggtTCTTTAAGTGGAAATAgtcatgaccccccccccttgctccCCACTCCACCTCGCCCTCCTCATAAATGTACTCTAACAGGAGAAACACTAATACATCCATCTGTTTTAAACCAAATAAACTAAttaacaagagtgtcgctaaggcgagcaTATAATACACCTGCCTGTAAcacggaaaatggagttattagtcaagcaagaaaagtggaaggtggcgactttacctttgaccttctgacctcaaaattgaTAGAATTGCTGGGATCTATGCTATTATTATACAAACCAAGTTATATGAGCCTAGATTAAGTTCAACagaagttatcacgtttacaaggactgcagaaggataagatgaaaatatgtcactaagaacttgacctttgaccttttgacctcaaaatcaataggtttcctgggatccatgctagtatcctACACACCAAATGATATGAGCCTAGGTTTagtcaaactgaagttatcatgtttacaaggaaaagtgaacggacagacagacggacggacagacaccgagcgtgataccataatacaaggacatctgtaaaaaaaaatagaaacataTCATCACGTTGGAACAAATGGCCATCAAAAGGGTGATCCCTCCTCTGTATGGCAAATAAATTTATGACTAACAATTGAACCTTTTGATCCCTAATGGATAATGTCACATCAGACCTACAGTTATTATGTCTGGTATGCATTGTAGCTCCATGTGCATATACTATTGTCCACAGAGTAAATATTAGAGGCGACGGTATTTATTTGAATTCAATTCGGATGAATATGTAGATATCAAAAATTAGGTCATGAACTTAATTCTCcaattttcaagtttttctCTCAAATGGAAAcagaaataatttcattcaggATGTTAAAAGACAACCAAAAAGGGTGGAAActtctgatttttgttttcagcaAAGATAGGCCATGATAGGTTGTGAGCAGGATATCAAATGCAATTTACAGAATTTCGGAATTTCtaaatcacaaattcaaatcaaatgttCATTAAAGTTTCTACTGTTTTAATCCTGTTCCCGTCATTTCTAGTTCAAAACAAACTTAACACCATGGCGAACTTCCCTTCAACAcatgcatttcatttttcatatgaaaGGTATTTGgaaatttaattcaaatcaaaatactgCTCCAATTTTTTGTTGACTTACGCTTATTcctatcattttctgcttgtgTAAATACAAACTTCACTTCACAACATCCTCCCTTTAAACATCTTAATGCAGGCATCTCTTCCTTTTTAGCCAAACAAGGTCAGGCTTTTTTCATTCTTGGCCAAGGTTTGTTATGCAAGGTGAGAGCCTTGCTTCATTCATCAATAGAAACAGGATTAGCCGTCTTTTAATTCATATCGAATGGTGGATTCTGTATACAAAGCACTCTCATAGGGAGGCAGGTGCGTTGTTTACAGAATACAGATAGAGACAAGATGATGATATGATGCAGTTGGATGAACTAATTCATGGCCTAAGGAAATCCCATGAATGGATGCACTTTAAATGGAAAAACAAATACTTCTTTTTGCACAAAACAAAGGCATAAGTCAATAAATGAGaacaatcaaataaatcaaacaaataaaactgaatctataataaacatataaatgaataaacaaataatgaaacaaattaataaagtaatatgtcaataaatcaataaattctaaatcataataagaaaaaatcatgaatagaaaagtaaatatatgaacatTCTGTCTGCATAGAATAGTAGTGGAGACATACAAACCCTCTCTGACCTATCTTTCATATAGAAATCAATACTAACTGACACAGCAAACCTGGAATAGTAGTAGCCTTGATAAAGGGCAAGGGGTTATATCTGGATGCACAGAAATCAATGCTGATACAATCACTTATCTTATTAATTACTTCCACCTCCAATGCTTGGAAGATAGGGGACTAAATATTTGAGATCTTAGCTGTTAAAGAATTTCATAAAGTGCAATGAATATTTCAACTTTGATGTCGTTTCAggaattcaattttgtttgtttctttggggttcttttttaatcatttttttctcaaaaaatatatggatctaCATTTACAGCCATCTTAAATGCAAACTAATACTGTGTAAGTAATATTCTGAACTTGCAAATTGTTTacaatttacataattatactTTGTGGCATCTATCCTCCACATATCCTTCCTATGTCACCTCTTCACGTCCTCATCCTGCTCTTTCCCCTCTTCTAcattcttctccttctccctcCTATTCATAATGTTGTTCTTCTTTTGCATCATCAACACCATAATCTCCAtcttcttctccccctcccctcctcctaCCTCTTCTACTCCTTTTCCTCTGCATGCACCTTTAAAAAATCTAAGGccatgtttatgcttccacttttcaggccagaatcagcgtttctaaacgtgattagtccaaaacacggttgcgtccatggttactttcatttaaacgctgtttcaaaacgccgttcctaaactcacaaaaaggtgcgtttgtaaacgtcgtttgaccagaatcaggctttctggggaagtataaacggAACCATGATcttaaacgtgtttaaatgacatcatttggtacatgcttccggtgagatgaaaatccgcgggcaaatacagtcgcattgctccatgttatctccacgtaataacaacactcggaaaaaaaactttcgaaaaaaggcacgctcaatttgacctcgctttcctgtaaagccagctggagatcgtgatttcgcctctgaaaagtaagcataaacagcactcccagaaccacatttacgatcggcgttttgaatcgacgtttgaaaacgctgattctgtcctcgcaatggaagcataaacacacccttaaaGATCTAAAAATCTTTCTCTCCTTTGCTTTCattatcctcctcctcttttATCAACTCCCATTCCTTTTCTACCCATATGCGTTCATACTGCTTACAATTTCAAGTACATTTTAGCCTCTTTCTGCCATTATTGATCAAACTGCTAATAACTCACTTCTCATTCTCCAACCACATTACGCTCTGCAAAACACAGAGGCAGATTTCTTAATGGGTATGATCCTTTCTTAGGTTACAGGATGCTTTCCCGGGTCTGTTATATTAAGAGATATATGATCAAACACAATTccaaaatcaaacacaacttgACTTCAACCAATTAAATGTGTGTAATCATGGTCATAGAGAGTTGAGCTTGGTTTTTTAGTTGCTTTTCAATGCATATATTTCTCTAACTGGCCCTAGAACATGATCACAAGTCTACAGTCTTGAGAACAGTCACTCTCTAAATATAGTCAATTAAAAACAAGTTTAATTATGCTTCAAACTTAACTAAAATTAAACTCAAATAAATCATTACAGGtaacttttattttcatcaatggAATCTCCAAATCATGCCTTTAACTGACTGGTCAACAATGTTACCATGATATTACTATTGATCTGGGAGCACATCTGGGTCTCATTTGATATAAC containing:
- the LOC121418665 gene encoding actin cytoskeleton-regulatory complex protein pan1-like isoform X2 translates to MMEDDEYGSRRPRSRNWNTAEKFFLFEHVKNRFDIITDPRKETASINAKRRVWEQIYQAIAKEFGPLEEHLVRGKGGEKCRTQWKNLVQAARKEYKQYMEAKMVGKRHNMTLLSRKICRLMSIDLDDGLGDQDNEENDWTEDHPEFRYQPELCQELKETARRINEEYQQGAHDNALAMEDNPGDYEEEGSFEGEMRSDSEPELPDDEKDEDYAPSARKTPRKRGRRSSSGRSSGKTPTRTSARAQAAQAKKLEEEKKARKRKAEQQHEESYQTSNYQMAAGGNALTDAIQQEILNLHIVEHKKRMNLLNTEHKTKMQNLKTERDIMALQKEYWVKKIELLYDSKSGKGRAVDDEGDEDEDEGLDDDEDDGNEMDTAAPGPSGTSAPTSVVVPPPTQAAVPDPLPESIAPVAPPPAEVAHPPPSVNTSAPHYAVSPHMNQESIQERPTNGAMGVPIPRQGPPEGYHGVPNQDMVNPNQQPQ
- the LOC121418665 gene encoding actin cytoskeleton-regulatory complex protein pan1-like isoform X1, producing MSSKMMEDDEYGSRRPRSRNWNTAEKFFLFEHVKNRFDIITDPRKETASINAKRRVWEQIYQAIAKEFGPLEEHLVRGKGGEKCRTQWKNLVQAARKEYKQYMEAKMVGKRHNMTLLSRKICRLMSIDLDDGLGDQDNEENDWTEDHPEFRYQPELCQELKETARRINEEYQQGAHDNALAMEDNPGDYEEEGSFEGEMRSDSEPELPDDEKDEDYAPSARKTPRKRGRRSSSGRSSGKTPTRTSARAQAAQAKKLEEEKKARKRKAEQQHEESYQTSNYQMAAGGNALTDAIQQEILNLHIVEHKKRMNLLNTEHKTKMQNLKTERDIMALQKEYWVKKIELLYDSKSGKGRAVDDEGDEDEDEGLDDDEDDGNEMDTAAPGPSGTSAPTSVVVPPPTQAAVPDPLPESIAPVAPPPAEVAHPPPSVNTSAPHYAVSPHMNQESIQERPTNGAMGVPIPRQGPPEGYHGVPNQDMVNPNQQPQ